In one window of Reinekea forsetii DNA:
- the mltB gene encoding lytic murein transglycosylase B, with translation MRFAWTVFLFVSCSLSAQDFTEFPRTQAVVEILVTEHGFDRAQVENWMISGSYREAPSRNLAAPAETTKKYAQYKPMFLGKDTIRKGQKFALEYSELLASAEAEYGVPVSIIVAIIGIESRYGQSSGRHGTFNSLGSLAVTEGRRADYFQREWIRFLVIAREQGLDPLKVKGSYAGATGYPQFMPTSYQAYAVDHDKDGDIDIWSDPYDAIGSVANYLNENGWRTGATIVSSATVTDPNSAVKVNSFDRSRTLAEVEQLGWFSAIRESGEAQVFPIRLDAEEGTQYWLGYRNFWVISRYNRAIAYSMAVFQLAEALEQK, from the coding sequence ATGCGATTTGCCTGGACTGTATTTTTGTTTGTGTCTTGCTCCTTGTCGGCGCAAGATTTTACCGAATTTCCGCGTACTCAGGCGGTGGTTGAAATACTGGTTACCGAACACGGCTTTGACCGTGCTCAGGTCGAGAACTGGATGATCAGCGGCAGCTATCGCGAGGCGCCGAGTCGAAATCTGGCAGCGCCGGCAGAAACCACCAAAAAATACGCCCAATACAAACCGATGTTTCTCGGTAAAGACACCATCCGCAAGGGCCAAAAATTCGCCCTCGAATACAGTGAGTTGCTCGCCAGTGCTGAGGCCGAGTATGGTGTTCCAGTGAGCATTATTGTCGCTATTATTGGCATTGAGAGCCGCTATGGGCAATCCAGTGGTCGTCACGGTACCTTTAATTCTCTGGGCAGTTTGGCGGTGACCGAGGGTCGCCGGGCCGATTATTTTCAACGCGAATGGATACGTTTTCTCGTCATTGCTCGGGAACAGGGGCTCGATCCGCTCAAAGTCAAAGGCTCCTATGCTGGAGCTACGGGCTACCCCCAATTTATGCCCACTAGTTATCAGGCCTATGCGGTCGACCATGACAAGGACGGCGATATTGATATATGGAGCGACCCCTATGATGCCATTGGTTCGGTGGCCAATTATCTCAATGAGAATGGTTGGCGTACCGGTGCCACCATCGTCTCAAGCGCCACGGTAACAGATCCCAATTCGGCGGTTAAGGTCAATTCCTTTGACCGCAGTCGCACCTTGGCGGAAGTCGAACAGCTGGGTTGGTTCAGCGCCATTCGGGAGTCGGGTGAGGCACAGGTCTTTCCGATTCGACTCGACGCCGAAGAGGGGACCCAATATTGGCTCGGCTATCGAAATTTTTGGGTTATTTCACGTTACAATCGCGCCATCGCCTATAGCATGGCCGTTTTTCAACTCGCCGAAGCGTTAGAGCAGAAGTAA
- a CDS encoding septal ring lytic transglycosylase RlpA family protein produces the protein MFNFMPIQYRVRTLLASGILVLVSACSSDYIAQGQGSGVATVPSKAKASAQTAVAAPAGQSRYSIAQDKAPVVALAEHQITETPARMEPLSLQGNKSPYTVNNKRYKILSSAENYREEGLASWYGAKFHGHATSNGESFDMNKISAAHKTLPLPSWVRVTNLDNGKSIDVRINDRGPFHAGRIIDMSYAGAVKLGFQDKGTARVRVEAIAGSVLDSASYYVQVGAFSEKTGANAMRDTLSGEVSDQVGVFRDNFYRVRIGPVKYSRAIELQQQYANGEMGKPVIVAKP, from the coding sequence ATGTTCAATTTCATGCCCATCCAGTATCGTGTTAGAACGCTACTAGCCAGTGGCATTTTGGTGCTGGTCAGCGCCTGTTCAAGTGACTACATCGCCCAAGGGCAGGGCAGTGGTGTCGCTACTGTGCCGAGTAAGGCAAAAGCAAGCGCCCAAACTGCGGTCGCTGCGCCGGCAGGCCAATCCCGCTATAGCATTGCACAGGACAAAGCCCCTGTGGTTGCACTTGCCGAGCATCAGATAACGGAAACCCCTGCCCGGATGGAACCGCTCTCTTTACAGGGCAATAAAAGCCCCTACACGGTCAACAACAAGCGTTACAAGATTCTCTCCAGCGCTGAAAACTATCGTGAAGAGGGTCTAGCCTCCTGGTACGGTGCCAAATTTCACGGCCACGCGACCTCCAATGGCGAAAGTTTTGATATGAATAAGATCAGTGCGGCCCATAAGACCTTGCCCTTGCCCAGTTGGGTTCGCGTGACCAATTTAGACAATGGTAAGTCGATCGACGTGCGGATTAATGACCGGGGCCCGTTCCATGCTGGGCGCATTATCGATATGTCCTATGCCGGCGCCGTGAAGCTGGGCTTTCAGGATAAGGGCACGGCTCGAGTCCGGGTCGAAGCCATTGCCGGCTCCGTTTTAGACAGTGCATCCTATTATGTTCAAGTCGGCGCCTTTAGTGAAAAAACAGGGGCAAATGCCATGCGCGATACCTTATCCGGCGAAGTATCTGATCAGGTCGGTGTTTTTCGCGACAACTTTTATCGCGTGCGCATCGGGCCAGTCAAGTACAGCCGCGCCATTGAACTGCAGCAGCAGTACGCTAATGGTGAAATGGGCAAGCCGGTAATCGTTGCTAAGCCCTAG
- the rodA gene encoding rod shape-determining protein RodA, with protein MRSDFSRQATDSSFTKRLGFWHKIHIDIYLLVGLVALSIVGLVILYSASGGNWPSVYRQGLRLLIGFVAMAIVAQVDPRFFQQWSGSVYLIGVLLLVAVLVLGAGAKGAQRWLVIPGVFRFQPAEIMKIVLPIVMAWYLSRQALPPRILTIAIAMVLLFIPVILILQQPDLGTSILIAASGIFVIFLAGLSWKLIIAAGVLLIGSLPALWLFVLREYQQQRVLTFINPESDPLGAGWNIIQSKTAIGSGGLTGKGYMLGTQSQLDFLPESHTDFIIAVLSEEFGFVGVMLLLSIYVIIIARGLIISVQARDNFCRLLAGSLTLTFFIYVFVNIGMVSGLLPVVGVPLPLVSYGGTSIVTLLASFGILMSISTHRRV; from the coding sequence TTGCGCAGTGATTTCAGTCGGCAGGCAACGGACAGCAGCTTTACCAAACGGTTGGGTTTTTGGCATAAAATTCATATCGACATCTATTTGTTGGTGGGCTTGGTGGCGCTATCGATTGTTGGTTTGGTGATCCTATACAGTGCCAGTGGTGGCAATTGGCCGTCCGTTTATCGGCAGGGGCTGCGCCTGCTTATCGGTTTTGTTGCGATGGCCATCGTGGCACAAGTCGATCCGCGGTTTTTCCAACAATGGAGTGGCAGCGTATACCTAATTGGCGTCCTGCTGCTGGTGGCGGTGTTGGTCTTAGGCGCCGGCGCCAAAGGCGCCCAACGTTGGTTGGTGATTCCGGGCGTGTTCCGCTTTCAGCCTGCGGAAATTATGAAGATCGTTTTACCTATCGTTATGGCTTGGTATCTGTCGCGCCAGGCGTTACCGCCGCGAATACTAACGATAGCCATCGCAATGGTATTGCTGTTTATTCCCGTAATTTTGATTCTGCAACAGCCCGACTTGGGAACCTCAATTCTAATTGCAGCCTCAGGCATCTTTGTTATATTTTTGGCCGGTCTATCTTGGAAGTTAATAATCGCTGCGGGGGTATTGTTGATCGGTTCCTTGCCGGCATTGTGGTTGTTCGTGCTGCGTGAATATCAACAGCAGCGGGTGCTGACGTTTATCAATCCTGAATCGGATCCCCTCGGTGCCGGTTGGAATATTATCCAAAGCAAGACCGCGATCGGGTCCGGTGGATTGACCGGTAAGGGTTATATGTTGGGGACCCAATCGCAACTCGATTTCTTACCCGAAAGCCATACCGATTTTATTATCGCTGTCTTGAGCGAGGAATTTGGCTTCGTCGGGGTTATGCTTTTACTGTCTATCTATGTCATTATTATAGCCCGGGGCCTGATTATTTCGGTCCAGGCGCGCGACAATTTTTGTCGTCTCTTGGCAGGGTCTTTAACCCTGACCTTCTTTATTTATGTCTTTGTAAATATCGGCATGGTCAGTGGGTTATTACCTGTGGTTGGCGTACCCTTGCCCTTGGTTAGTTACGGGGGCACTTCGATTGTTACACTATTGGCCAGTTTCGGCATTCTCATGTCCATTAGCACCCATCGCAGAGTCTAA
- the mrdA gene encoding penicillin-binding protein 2, producing MFSKSLDTKEYERRLFSRRMTVAFVLVALMLIILVCRLFFLQIVQHEQHSLLSDQNRLEVLAIPPTRGLIYDRNGELLAGNLPSHTLSIVAERTKDVDALVLEIGALIELSDEQISRFKKRLGQYRRPYEPIPLKIKLSDNEIATLAANRFFLDGSLVEAELIRQYPYGEAFAHVLGYVGRINERETVNLDSSAYAGIRYIGKQGIESQYEQELLGTVGYQRVETNARGRILKVLDKKMPIPGANIHLQLDRALQQKAFDLLAGKRGAVVAIEPKTGGILALVSQPSFDPNLYVTGFPSVLYNVLRDSPAKPFLNRATRGQYPAASTIKPFIGLAGVDGGFTTWSYTINDNGWFQLPNDDRIYRDWKRGGHGIVNLTDAIEESIDTYFYEMAYKMKLEPIHNMLNEFGFGKTTSWDIYNPASGINPSREWKRDRHGFSWYAGDTVNLGIGQGYMLATPTQLAIATGVFANNGHWTTPRLMLYSNMPDLLAIPEQAQPDVELNDTNNWAKMQDAMAEVLYGKKGTARGAAIGAPYRFAGKSGTAQVAEIKRDENGDALGDVPDHLKDHALFISYAPFDDPQIALAVVIEHGGGGSSIAAPIARALQDEYLLRESPIAQ from the coding sequence ATGTTTAGCAAATCATTAGACACCAAAGAATACGAACGCCGGCTCTTTAGTCGGCGTATGACTGTGGCCTTTGTGTTAGTCGCCCTGATGTTGATTATTCTAGTGTGCCGATTGTTTTTCTTACAGATTGTTCAGCATGAACAGCATAGCCTGTTGTCCGATCAAAACCGCCTCGAAGTCTTAGCGATCCCGCCGACCCGGGGTCTCATATACGACCGTAACGGTGAATTGCTGGCCGGGAATTTGCCCAGTCATACCTTGAGCATCGTCGCTGAACGTACCAAGGATGTTGATGCTCTAGTGCTTGAGATTGGGGCGCTGATTGAATTATCCGATGAGCAAATTAGCCGGTTTAAAAAACGTCTGGGTCAGTATCGGCGGCCTTATGAGCCTATACCGTTAAAAATAAAACTCAGTGATAATGAAATCGCCACCCTGGCGGCGAATCGTTTTTTCCTCGACGGCTCCTTGGTCGAGGCCGAACTGATTCGCCAATATCCCTATGGCGAGGCCTTTGCGCATGTCCTTGGGTATGTCGGCCGGATCAACGAGCGGGAAACGGTTAATCTCGATAGCAGTGCCTATGCCGGCATCCGTTACATCGGCAAGCAGGGCATCGAATCGCAGTATGAACAGGAGTTGCTCGGTACGGTTGGCTATCAACGGGTTGAAACTAACGCTCGCGGACGTATTCTAAAAGTATTGGACAAGAAAATGCCGATACCCGGGGCGAATATTCATTTGCAGCTGGATCGCGCCTTACAGCAAAAAGCTTTCGATCTATTGGCCGGCAAACGCGGTGCCGTGGTTGCCATAGAGCCGAAAACAGGCGGTATTCTGGCGCTAGTGAGTCAACCGAGTTTCGATCCTAATCTCTATGTTACCGGCTTCCCATCGGTTCTTTACAATGTATTACGGGATTCGCCGGCCAAACCCTTTCTGAATCGGGCGACACGCGGTCAGTACCCCGCCGCCTCGACAATAAAGCCCTTCATTGGCTTGGCCGGCGTCGACGGGGGCTTTACCACCTGGTCCTATACCATCAACGACAACGGTTGGTTTCAGCTTCCCAATGATGATCGTATTTATCGCGATTGGAAGCGAGGTGGTCACGGTATCGTCAATCTGACCGATGCCATTGAAGAGTCGATTGACACCTATTTTTATGAAATGGCCTACAAAATGAAGTTAGAGCCGATTCACAATATGCTTAACGAGTTCGGTTTCGGCAAGACCACTTCCTGGGATATTTACAATCCGGCCTCGGGCATTAATCCATCACGTGAATGGAAAAGAGACCGGCATGGGTTTTCCTGGTATGCCGGCGACACGGTCAATCTCGGTATTGGCCAGGGCTATATGCTTGCCACCCCAACCCAGCTGGCAATTGCGACTGGCGTTTTTGCCAACAACGGTCATTGGACGACGCCGCGCCTGATGCTATACAGCAACATGCCCGACCTACTTGCCATTCCAGAACAGGCTCAGCCGGATGTGGAGCTAAATGACACGAATAATTGGGCCAAGATGCAGGATGCCATGGCCGAAGTTCTCTACGGCAAGAAGGGTACGGCCCGCGGCGCGGCAATAGGAGCACCCTATCGTTTTGCTGGCAAGAGCGGTACCGCGCAGGTAGCCGAAATTAAACGCGATGAAAACGGCGACGCCCTCGGAGATGTGCCGGATCACCTCAAGGACCACGCCCTGTTTATCAGTTATGCACCCTTCGATGACCCGCAAATTGCCTTGGCGGTCGTGATCGAGCACGGCGGTGGCGGCAGTTCGATTGCGGCTCCCATAGCGCGTGCACTACAAGACGAATACCTTTTGCGGGAGAGCCCCATTGCGCAGTGA
- a CDS encoding D-alanyl-D-alanine carboxypeptidase family protein → MNFKRNITTFGLVAASLLGSLLHAEPLIPAAPQLAATAYLLIDAETGQVLVANNEHERIAPASLTKLMTSYIAEREIIEGRMELSDETLVSEKAWRMQGSRMFIQEGKMVSIEDLLRGIVIPSGNDASVAMAEHIAGSEELFVDLMNKYALKLGMINTTFANSHGLSPKNGIDHFSTAYDLALLAKAIIYENAEFYPIYSERSFAYGPVAPQPNRNRLLGTNPDVDGLKTGHTDAAGYCLVASATRDGMRLISVVMGTRSEGARAQETQKLLTYGFRFFRTAEPFQGDTELYSARVWGGKVKTLSLGLVENLTLTIARGTEDALTTQLNIDPTIKAPIQVGQTLGELVVYVAGEEVTRKTLIALHEVKRAGFFARIWDYILLLISNLFSV, encoded by the coding sequence GTGAACTTTAAGCGAAACATCACAACCTTCGGTCTGGTGGCCGCAAGTCTTCTCGGGTCATTGCTGCACGCGGAACCCCTTATCCCCGCGGCGCCGCAATTGGCAGCAACGGCTTATTTGTTGATCGATGCCGAAACGGGTCAGGTCTTAGTCGCGAACAACGAGCATGAAAGAATTGCGCCCGCCAGCCTGACCAAGTTGATGACCAGCTATATAGCCGAGCGGGAAATCATCGAAGGTCGCATGGAGCTCAGTGATGAGACCCTAGTCAGTGAGAAGGCTTGGCGCATGCAGGGTTCGCGGATGTTTATACAAGAAGGCAAGATGGTCAGCATCGAAGATCTGTTGCGCGGAATCGTGATCCCGTCTGGCAACGATGCCTCAGTCGCTATGGCAGAGCATATTGCCGGCAGCGAGGAGCTGTTTGTCGACCTGATGAATAAGTACGCTCTAAAGTTGGGCATGATTAATACCACCTTCGCCAATTCCCACGGTTTGTCGCCTAAAAATGGCATCGATCACTTTTCAACCGCCTATGATTTGGCCCTCCTAGCCAAGGCCATCATTTATGAAAATGCTGAATTTTATCCGATCTATTCTGAACGCAGCTTCGCCTATGGTCCGGTTGCTCCGCAACCTAATCGAAACCGCTTGCTCGGTACCAATCCCGATGTCGATGGCCTAAAAACCGGTCATACCGATGCCGCAGGCTATTGTTTAGTGGCCTCGGCCACACGTGATGGGATGCGTCTAATCAGTGTCGTCATGGGCACGCGCTCCGAAGGCGCGCGCGCCCAAGAGACACAGAAACTGTTGACCTACGGTTTTCGATTCTTTCGCACCGCAGAGCCTTTCCAAGGCGACACTGAGCTTTATTCGGCCCGTGTCTGGGGTGGCAAAGTTAAAACGCTCTCGCTCGGCTTGGTCGAGAATTTGACCCTGACCATTGCCCGTGGCACGGAAGACGCTCTAACCACACAGTTAAACATTGACCCAACCATCAAGGCGCCGATTCAGGTTGGCCAGACCTTGGGCGAATTGGTGGTCTATGTGGCCGGTGAAGAAGTCACGCGCAAGACCCTGATTGCCCTACATGAGGTAAAACGTGCCGGATTTTTTGCCCGCATATGGGATTACATTTTGTTACTGATTAGTAACTTGTTTAGCGTTTGA
- the lipB gene encoding lipoyl(octanoyl) transferase LipB, with the protein MIDSTAEHRVRIRTLGRVPYSETWHAMQSFTLERDANTVDEIWLVEHEPVFTQGQAGKAEHLLDPGDIEVVKADRGGQITYHGPGQLVAYVLLDMSRIGSDVRKLVSALELSVVNTLQPYGIVAAAKPDAPGVYVGLQKICSLGLRIKKGRSFHGLALNIDMDLTPFLRINPCGYSGLQMTQMAHYTESPDFVLISQQWVAAFCELLSMRAVWD; encoded by the coding sequence ATGATCGACAGCACGGCTGAGCATAGGGTGCGCATCCGAACTCTTGGCCGAGTGCCCTATAGTGAAACCTGGCATGCAATGCAGAGCTTCACCTTGGAGCGGGACGCCAACACGGTTGATGAAATCTGGTTGGTTGAACACGAACCGGTGTTCACCCAAGGTCAGGCCGGCAAAGCGGAACATCTGCTCGATCCAGGCGATATAGAGGTGGTCAAGGCCGATCGCGGTGGCCAGATTACCTATCACGGGCCCGGTCAGCTAGTGGCCTACGTGTTGCTCGATATGAGTCGTATCGGCTCCGACGTCCGAAAGCTGGTCAGTGCGCTCGAGCTGAGCGTGGTGAACACTCTGCAACCCTATGGTATTGTCGCGGCTGCCAAGCCTGATGCACCAGGGGTCTATGTCGGGCTGCAGAAAATTTGCTCGCTCGGTTTGCGGATCAAGAAGGGCCGCAGCTTCCACGGCTTGGCCCTCAATATCGATATGGATCTCACTCCCTTTCTGCGCATCAATCCCTGCGGTTACAGCGGCCTGCAAATGACCCAGATGGCCCACTATACTGAGTCGCCCGATTTCGTATTGATCAGTCAGCAATGGGTCGCGGCCTTCTGCGAGCTGCTCAGCATGCGCGCCGTTTGGGACTGA
- a CDS encoding YbeD family protein has translation MPRELDAAPKIEFPCERYLIKVVGDAHPDYQQFVAGVLVKYDPAVTVESFSENPSKNGRFVSLTIWMRIEQEAHLTLLFDELKVNPMVKMVL, from the coding sequence ATGCCCCGCGAATTGGACGCTGCGCCTAAAATTGAGTTCCCCTGTGAACGCTATCTGATCAAGGTGGTGGGCGACGCCCATCCTGATTATCAGCAGTTTGTCGCCGGCGTGTTAGTGAAATACGATCCGGCGGTTACCGTTGAGAGTTTTAGTGAAAATCCGAGTAAAAATGGCCGCTTTGTCAGTCTGACAATTTGGATGCGAATCGAACAGGAAGCCCATTTGACGCTCCTGTTTGACGAGTTAAAAGTCAATCCAATGGTAAAGATGGTTCTATGA
- the rlmH gene encoding 23S rRNA (pseudouridine(1915)-N(3))-methyltransferase RlmH, which yields MKIRVLAVGPKMPAWVNDGAGDYLKRLPRELPVEFVTLSLGNRGKNQPAEKAIAQEGDSMLAAIRDSDHVVALDLHGQAWSTEQLSGQLQHWREQAKDVIILIGGPDGLDPRALARADQRWSLSNLTLPHPLVRVLLAEQVYRAWSISQNHPYHK from the coding sequence ATGAAGATCAGAGTCTTGGCTGTGGGTCCGAAAATGCCGGCATGGGTAAATGATGGGGCAGGTGACTATTTAAAGCGTCTGCCTCGGGAATTACCGGTTGAGTTTGTGACCCTGTCATTGGGCAATAGAGGTAAAAATCAGCCTGCTGAGAAGGCTATCGCCCAAGAAGGTGACTCGATGTTGGCTGCGATTCGCGATTCCGATCACGTTGTCGCGCTTGATTTACACGGTCAAGCCTGGTCAACGGAACAGTTATCGGGTCAACTACAGCATTGGCGTGAGCAGGCCAAGGATGTCATTATTTTGATCGGCGGTCCGGACGGGCTCGATCCTCGTGCCCTGGCACGGGCTGACCAACGCTGGTCCTTGTCGAACCTGACCCTGCCACATCCACTGGTTCGAGTCCTGCTCGCGGAGCAAGTGTATCGCGCTTGGAGTATCAGTCAGAATCACCCGTACCATAAGTAG